Within the Thermostichus lividus PCC 6715 genome, the region TCTAATGGAGATGGTGGACGTTTAGGAATCCGTGTTTGTACGGTATTTTCAGGAACCTATTTACCAAAAATTTCGGCAAAATTTGAGTAAAAACACGGTAGTTGGCAGGTCATCAGAGTGCGACTATACCTATTAGGTTGTAGTAGTCCACTGACTGAACAACCCTGTCTCAGCCGTTGTGTGTCATCCAGATTGAGTTTCCAGCTTGGGCGATCGCTCCTTTCTTTCAGGCTTGATGCTGTGTTGAGTATGTCTGAATAGATATACTCGCACATCTACTGTGTGCTCCCTCCATTTGTGTGTCTCCCGTGTCGGCTCTTGTGTGTTCCTAAGTTCCCTGTTGATCGGCTGGCAGAATTTGAATTTGCGTCGGTTCATTGACTGTGCAGGTGCAATACTGCAAGGAAGGGGGCTGAGGCCATCCCCACGTGACACCAATACAACCTGCTGCCCTAGCGCGTTGTGCCATGAGGCCATCGGCATCTGCATCACCAATAACAACTGTCTGCGCGGGGGGAATCGCCAATTCAGCGCAGATTTTTTTGAGGGGGGTTGGGTCAGGCTTTGCAGGCAGGCGATCGCTACCCATAGCACTTCTAAAAAAGTGAGCGAGCTGGTAGGTGGCTAAAAACGCCTGTACCTCCTCGGTGCGATCGCCAGACAGCACTGCTAGCGCTAGGCCAGCCGTCTTCAGCCGTTGCAGCAGATCGATCACCCCGGGCAATGGTGGCGTGAAGGGAGCTTTGGGGCTAAACCTGCGATCCGCTTCAGCAAAGGCCTGTTCAGCGATTTCCCGAGCGGCTATCCAACCATAGCCATAGCTAGCAAGATGGGCAGCAGCAGCAATCAGGTTCTCATAGCGGCTCCCCACCGCCTGTAGCCCCTGCGGCTGGATCTGATGCGCTGAACTCCCAAAGCTACGCAGCAGAGGGGCTTCAAGATCAGGGGCGATCGCGGCCACTTGCCGTGCGCGTTCTAGAGCCAACTGGTGGAGGTAGCTCGCCGAGTTCGCTAAAGTACCATCTTTGTCAAAGACAACTGCGGCAATATTGCTAAAGCGTACCGTTCCCTTGGGAAGTTGGCATAACAGAGTAACGCTCATCAAAGGTAAGCTCACACAGAATGAGTTAACTGGATGTCCATCAAGACCCAACCTCTATTAAAACTTGGACACTCTCACAGCGATAGGTGCGATAGAGCCTGAGCCAGTAGTCCAGTATCCGTAACGGCAATGTTGCCTCTGGTTCAACCTGAAACTCTAGATGCAGAATGCAGTGTTGCGTTTGTACGAGGGTGACGCCATCCGCACAAATCGGTTCGAGGTTCAGTTCGGTTTTGAGAACTGAAACATTTTCTGAGGCATTGTTGAGGAGCCACTGGTTAAAGGCTGTCGGGTATTCTTCAGCAAGGTATTTACAGAGGTTATCTCGCATTCCTCCAGCTTATCGAGACCATGACCCGCAGCTATCATGGCTAGACCTTCAACAGCACATTTGGCAAGCTGTTCCTGTACCTCTATCTCATCGATACTTAAGGAGACTTTCGTTCCCCAAGTGCCGGAAAGGGCAAGGTCTCAACCGTGAGTACTTGCGGCGGAGTGGCATCGGGCGGGTATAGCATAGTGAACTGCACAAAGCGGGTTTCGTTCGGTTGTAGGGTCAGCCGCACAAGATCGCCCCCTTGCTGGCCTTGGCGCTGTACAAGGTGAATGATCCGACTTTGGGGTGCTCCCTGATCATCTCGATAGCGCAACCGTACACTACCTCGAAAGAAAATGCGGTTGGGTGGCTCAGCAAAAAATCGCAGGGTTGGCGCTGGCGCGTCAAATTTGATGGGGGTTTGTAGAGCAAGGCGAATGGTTTGGGGGCGATCGCTCTGGTTGTGTAAGGGCAAAACGAGATCGTACTCAACGGCGTAGTTGCCATGGGCGGCGTAGGCGGTATCAGGATAGCGCACCACCAAGGGAGCCGTTTGAATTTGGTCTGTGCCTAAACGACCGGCCACAAGGGAACTCAAGGGATAGGAAAATGCCTCGCCAGTGTTTGGAATTGGGATCGGCGTTTGCTGCGGATTATGCCAACGCGACCCTAGAGCCACCCCGGCCACGCGGCTGTAAATGATATTGCCGGGTTGATTGGGGGGGCTAGGTGGGCGATCGCGGGGGGTCACCAATCCCCCTTGGTGCAATGTTTCCTGCCACTGGGCAAGGGTAGGTTCATCCTCAGGAGCAAAGCGTGCCAAGCTAGCCAGATAAATATCGCCACTACTGCGGGCACGGATGAGTAGGGAGCGGCCATTCAACGGGGGGTCTAGACCTTTAACCGGAATCGGCAAATTTGCAATAAGGCCATAGGAGCGGGGCGGCAGGACAATTTGGCTTGGCCAACCCTCTTGACGGCGGCGGCGCAAAATATCCAGCATGACGCGATCGCCAGGGCCGGCAAAGATTTGCCCAAGATCGTTAGCCTGTCGAGCTGGCAAGGGGACAAATGGGGCATCAGGCTGACTGAGGTAGCTAGCCGCGTGCAGGAGGTCAATGGTGACTGGGGTTGCACCGGGATTGTAGGCCAAAATTCCCACGTAGAGGGTGGTTAAATCCGCAGGATCAGGGGGTTTGGCAATGTGATGGGCAAAAATATCAAAGCGACCGCGAAAAGCATAATTCAGATGAGCCGCAGGAGTGGCCTTACCGCTGGCCGGAAATGTGGATAGCAAAATCCCTTCGCGCTGAACGACTTCGGGACTGTTGCTATTGAACACGGGCACCTGATCTAAGCCCCCTGGGAGGGGTAAGATTTGCTGTTGCTGCTCAAGTGTGGCAGGCGGTTGAGCCAAGATCGGTGCAGCCCACAACAGTGCTGCGAGACTGCCGCAGGAAAGTCGTAAATTCACAGGCATCATTGCGGTTAGTAGCT harbors:
- a CDS encoding DUF3370 domain-containing protein, translating into MMPVNLRLSCGSLAALLWAAPILAQPPATLEQQQQILPLPGGLDQVPVFNSNSPEVVQREGILLSTFPASGKATPAAHLNYAFRGRFDIFAHHIAKPPDPADLTTLYVGILAYNPGATPVTIDLLHAASYLSQPDAPFVPLPARQANDLGQIFAGPGDRVMLDILRRRRQEGWPSQIVLPPRSYGLIANLPIPVKGLDPPLNGRSLLIRARSSGDIYLASLARFAPEDEPTLAQWQETLHQGGLVTPRDRPPSPPNQPGNIIYSRVAGVALGSRWHNPQQTPIPIPNTGEAFSYPLSSLVAGRLGTDQIQTAPLVVRYPDTAYAAHGNYAVEYDLVLPLHNQSDRPQTIRLALQTPIKFDAPAPTLRFFAEPPNRIFFRGSVRLRYRDDQGAPQSRIIHLVQRQGQQGGDLVRLTLQPNETRFVQFTMLYPPDATPPQVLTVETLPFPALGERKSP
- a CDS encoding HAD family hydrolase; the encoded protein is MSVTLLCQLPKGTVRFSNIAAVVFDKDGTLANSASYLHQLALERARQVAAIAPDLEAPLLRSFGSSAHQIQPQGLQAVGSRYENLIAAAAHLASYGYGWIAAREIAEQAFAEADRRFSPKAPFTPPLPGVIDLLQRLKTAGLALAVLSGDRTEEVQAFLATYQLAHFFRSAMGSDRLPAKPDPTPLKKICAELAIPPAQTVVIGDADADGLMAQRARAAGCIGVTWGWPQPPSLQYCTCTVNEPTQIQILPADQQGT
- a CDS encoding RpnC/YadD family protein, which gives rise to MRDNLCKYLAEEYPTAFNQWLLNNASENVSVLKTELNLEPICADGVTLVQTQHCILHLEFQVEPEATLPLRILDYWLRLYRTYRCESVQVLIEVGS